One segment of Marinobacter sediminum DNA contains the following:
- a CDS encoding copper resistance protein B: protein MSRWTSLVGTAVLGLSVLPAVASAQERIQDTTERKQALKVWGAQFEEFEYRYSDDDEELGVWSGDFFYGTDELKGRWLTKGEYSIEEQAYEKLENQLVAQTPVSDFFDAKAGLRFDTPEGPDRTYAVLGITGLAPHWFEIDANLYVSKDGDTSAELDAEYELLLSNHWILAAALDASVAFSEDREIGVGKGLVSTETGIRLSYDLIDRSFSPYVGVVHERKYGDTADFAKAEGGNVEDWFAVVGARLSF from the coding sequence ATGAGTCGCTGGACCTCACTGGTTGGGACCGCTGTATTGGGGCTGAGCGTCTTGCCGGCAGTGGCTTCCGCTCAGGAGCGGATACAGGACACCACCGAACGTAAACAGGCCCTGAAGGTTTGGGGTGCCCAATTCGAGGAGTTCGAGTATCGGTACAGTGACGATGATGAAGAACTGGGCGTATGGAGCGGAGATTTTTTCTACGGCACGGACGAGCTGAAGGGCCGCTGGCTGACGAAGGGAGAATACTCCATCGAAGAGCAGGCCTATGAAAAGCTGGAAAATCAGTTGGTAGCTCAGACACCTGTTTCCGACTTTTTCGACGCCAAGGCTGGTTTAAGATTTGATACACCGGAAGGCCCTGATCGCACCTATGCTGTTCTGGGGATCACGGGGCTTGCCCCTCACTGGTTTGAAATTGATGCGAATCTGTATGTCAGCAAGGATGGAGACACGTCCGCGGAGCTTGATGCCGAATATGAACTGCTGCTGAGCAATCACTGGATTCTTGCGGCCGCTCTGGATGCCTCGGTGGCATTCAGTGAAGACCGGGAAATCGGGGTCGGCAAGGGACTGGTTTCCACTGAAACAGGGATCAGGCTCAGTTACGACCTGATTGATCGTTCTTTCTCGCCCTATGTTGGCGTGGTTCATGAGCGCAAGTATGGAGACACTGCCGATTTCGCTAAAGCGGAAGGTGGCAATGTAGAAGACTGGTTTGCGGTTGTGGGCGCAAGACTCTCCTTCTGA
- a CDS encoding copper resistance system multicopper oxidase, which yields MRANLPVMALGLLLPVMGLAGEYNLTVDKVEIDTGNFEKAGIGYNGKSPGPVLRFKEGEEVEINVTNNLDEMTSIHWHGLILPFSQDGVPGISFPGIQPGETFTYKFPVVQAGTYWFHSHSGFQEPDGAYGAIVIEPEGREPFRYNREYVIQLTDKHPHSGNRIMRNLKMMPDYYNREQQTVGEFFSDVSKNGFMNTMSDRLAWGDMRMMKADVEDLQGFTALINGKGPEQNWTGIFEPGERIRLRFINSSAMTYFDVRIPGLNMTVVQADGNNVQPVNVDEFRIGVAETYDVIVRPRDEQAYTIFAESMGRSGYARATLAPEEGMTAPVPGLREPARLTMADMGGMHGMDHSDMSGMDQSNVEGMDHSSMAGMDHGSMVMSEGGASDPFYAQGSGLVPTAANGGKFLSYADLKAQKPLYDEREPTREIELRLTGNMERYTWSINGVKYEDADPIRLQYGERVRFKFVNETMMTHPMHLHGMWSIVDVGADQWNPVKHTVSVQPGTTVYMETEVDAPGQWAFHCHLSYHAAAGMFRKVIVEGGPETKQAAAEGAISEEGGDV from the coding sequence ATGAGAGCAAACCTTCCAGTGATGGCGTTAGGCCTTTTGCTGCCGGTAATGGGTTTGGCTGGCGAATACAATTTGACAGTTGATAAGGTCGAAATCGATACAGGAAATTTTGAAAAGGCCGGTATCGGGTACAACGGGAAATCTCCCGGCCCCGTTTTGCGCTTCAAGGAAGGCGAAGAGGTCGAAATCAATGTGACCAATAACCTGGATGAAATGACGTCTATTCACTGGCATGGTTTGATCCTGCCGTTTAGCCAGGATGGCGTGCCGGGGATCAGCTTCCCGGGGATCCAGCCGGGTGAGACATTCACCTACAAATTTCCAGTTGTTCAGGCCGGAACCTACTGGTTTCACAGCCACTCCGGTTTCCAGGAGCCCGACGGGGCTTACGGTGCAATTGTCATTGAGCCCGAGGGGCGTGAGCCGTTCCGCTACAATCGGGAATATGTGATTCAGTTGACCGATAAACACCCTCATTCCGGCAACCGCATCATGCGGAACCTCAAGATGATGCCGGATTACTACAATCGTGAGCAGCAGACGGTAGGCGAGTTCTTCTCAGACGTTTCAAAAAACGGTTTCATGAATACCATGAGCGACCGCCTGGCATGGGGTGACATGCGCATGATGAAGGCGGATGTCGAGGACTTGCAGGGCTTTACCGCACTAATTAACGGCAAGGGACCGGAGCAGAATTGGACCGGGATTTTTGAGCCCGGGGAGCGTATTCGACTGCGGTTTATCAACTCCTCCGCGATGACCTATTTCGACGTTCGGATTCCAGGGCTGAACATGACCGTGGTGCAGGCCGACGGTAACAATGTGCAGCCCGTTAATGTGGATGAATTCCGTATTGGTGTTGCGGAAACGTACGATGTGATTGTTCGGCCCAGAGACGAGCAGGCTTATACGATTTTTGCCGAATCCATGGGTCGGTCAGGGTATGCCAGGGCGACGCTGGCACCTGAAGAGGGGATGACAGCCCCGGTTCCCGGACTGCGCGAACCAGCACGCCTGACCATGGCGGATATGGGCGGCATGCACGGTATGGACCATTCGGACATGTCCGGGATGGATCAGTCAAACGTGGAAGGTATGGATCACTCCAGTATGGCGGGCATGGACCATGGCTCCATGGTGATGTCTGAAGGTGGCGCAAGCGATCCCTTCTACGCCCAGGGCAGTGGTCTGGTCCCGACAGCCGCTAACGGTGGCAAATTCCTGTCTTATGCAGATTTGAAAGCCCAAAAGCCGCTGTATGACGAGCGTGAGCCCACCCGTGAAATCGAACTGCGCCTCACCGGCAATATGGAGCGATACACATGGAGCATCAACGGTGTCAAATACGAAGATGCGGATCCCATTCGCCTCCAATACGGCGAGCGAGTCCGCTTCAAGTTTGTTAATGAGACCATGATGACGCACCCCATGCACCTGCACGGCATGTGGTCCATCGTTGACGTAGGCGCCGACCAGTGGAATCCGGTCAAGCACACGGTGAGTGTGCAACCGGGGACCACGGTTTATATGGAGACAGAAGTGGATGCGCCGGGACAATGGGCTTTCCACTGCCATCTGTCCTATCACGCTGCCGCTGGTATGTTCCGAAAAGTTATTGTTGAGGGCGGTCCCGAAACCAAACAGGCCGCTGCCGAAGGCGCAATTTCTGAAGAGGGGGGTGACGTATGA
- a CDS encoding cupredoxin domain-containing protein: protein MSVSKFVIAAMAMSVSVSALGAGAHGGGHGASSGEPGKASEASRTISVEMHDNYYEPEAINVEPGETIRFVVENKGSLVHEFNIGTPAMHESHQEEMMMMVEHGVIQGGTLNRHMMNMDMGNGHSMKHDDPNSVLLEPGKSKEVVWKFADETSIEFACNVPGHYQAGMYGEVNFEGRAYSKADTQ, encoded by the coding sequence ATGAGCGTATCAAAGTTTGTAATTGCAGCAATGGCTATGTCGGTTTCGGTGTCAGCTCTGGGGGCTGGCGCTCACGGAGGTGGACATGGCGCGTCAAGCGGTGAACCCGGCAAGGCGTCTGAAGCGTCCCGTACGATCTCTGTTGAAATGCATGACAACTACTACGAGCCAGAGGCCATCAATGTGGAGCCGGGAGAAACAATCCGGTTCGTTGTTGAGAACAAAGGCAGCCTGGTGCACGAATTCAATATCGGCACGCCCGCTATGCACGAGTCTCACCAGGAAGAAATGATGATGATGGTCGAGCATGGCGTGATTCAGGGCGGCACGCTCAATCGCCACATGATGAACATGGATATGGGCAATGGCCACAGCATGAAACACGACGATCCGAACAGTGTTCTGCTGGAGCCGGGCAAAAGCAAAGAAGTCGTCTGGAAGTTTGCCGACGAGACCTCCATCGAATTTGCCTGCAACGTCCCCGGGCACTACCAGGCCGGCATGTACGGCGAGGTAAACTTTGAAGGCCGTGCTTACAGCAAGGCTGATACCCAGTAA
- a CDS encoding response regulator transcription factor yields MRLLLVEDDRLLADGLASQLEKAGFSVDTTKTAREAIILGEQEDYRVAILDLGLPDGNGLDVLRRWRASKANFPVLILTARSDWQDKVNGLKAGADDYLAKPFQTEELIARLNAIVRRSEGRMQSSVKAGHFELDENRQSLKMEDGSEQSLTGTEFRLLRCLMSRPGHVFSKEQLMEQLYNLNESPTENVIEAYIRRLRKLVGAKTIATRRGQGYLFDDTV; encoded by the coding sequence ATGAGATTATTGCTGGTAGAGGATGATCGCTTGCTGGCTGACGGACTCGCCAGCCAACTTGAGAAGGCCGGCTTCAGCGTGGATACCACGAAAACTGCCAGAGAAGCGATCATTCTGGGCGAGCAGGAAGACTATAGGGTTGCGATTCTGGATCTTGGTTTACCAGATGGAAATGGTCTGGACGTGCTCCGCAGATGGCGTGCCAGCAAGGCCAACTTCCCGGTGCTGATCCTGACTGCGCGGAGCGACTGGCAAGACAAAGTAAACGGCCTGAAAGCGGGAGCAGACGACTACCTTGCCAAGCCATTTCAGACTGAAGAGCTGATTGCCAGGCTGAATGCCATTGTGCGCCGAAGTGAAGGACGAATGCAGTCCTCGGTAAAAGCAGGCCACTTTGAGCTGGACGAGAATCGCCAGAGCCTGAAAATGGAAGACGGCTCAGAGCAAAGCCTGACCGGCACCGAATTCCGCCTGCTCCGGTGCCTGATGAGCCGCCCCGGCCATGTGTTCTCAAAGGAACAGCTCATGGAACAACTCTATAACCTGAACGAAAGCCCGACTGAAAACGTCATCGAAGCTTATATCCGGCGTCTCAGAAAGCTGGTGGGCGCCAAGACGATCGCGACGCGACGAGGCCAGGGATACCTGTTTGATGATACCGTTTAG
- a CDS encoding ATP-binding protein, whose amino-acid sequence MIPFRKPTSVRGTLLALLLPSGIVLMGIAWLVHGFLLERMSRDFVESRLKDEVAFLEHQIRQSAGNIDTLRTGDYFQEVFHHAFAIQSPTQTIISPQAWEALLGPLLKSDQQGAIRVQGTGASNAPSDVLAFRKSLLVNDMRLVIIVSEDMAALQASQAELHAWTAIVSILLILLLVGVIWIGITLSMRPVISLQASLKKLQSGEISRINVHAPEEFRPLVKQLNQLLDFLDRRLERSRDALANLSHSVKTPIAAVRQILEDTSRALDGDLRHEMGSRLGDIDKQLEAEMRRSRFAGPQVGKSAYPVKQARDLLWMFGRLYPEKSFELSTKMAEERRWPIEEHDLSEILGNLLDNAGKWSSRCVELSLTEDNRQMQIAVADDGSGVAEDSIGELGKRGSRLDEQTPGHGLGLAIVCDIVDRYNGRTEFSQSPFGGLKVAVSFRLPG is encoded by the coding sequence ATGATACCGTTTAGAAAGCCCACCTCTGTCAGAGGAACGCTTCTCGCCCTCTTGCTGCCGTCGGGTATCGTCCTGATGGGAATCGCCTGGCTTGTGCATGGTTTCCTGCTTGAGCGAATGTCCCGGGATTTCGTCGAAAGTCGTTTAAAAGATGAAGTGGCCTTTCTGGAGCACCAGATTCGCCAATCCGCTGGCAATATAGATACGCTCCGGACAGGGGATTATTTTCAGGAAGTTTTTCACCATGCCTTTGCCATTCAGTCTCCGACTCAGACCATTATCTCACCGCAAGCCTGGGAGGCACTGCTGGGCCCGTTGCTGAAATCGGACCAGCAGGGCGCAATCAGGGTGCAAGGCACGGGTGCGTCCAATGCGCCCTCGGATGTTCTGGCCTTTCGAAAATCGCTCCTGGTTAACGACATGCGTTTAGTCATCATTGTGTCGGAGGACATGGCTGCGCTTCAGGCCAGTCAGGCAGAATTACATGCCTGGACAGCGATCGTGTCAATCTTACTGATTCTGCTGCTTGTTGGAGTTATCTGGATTGGCATTACCCTGTCAATGAGACCGGTTATATCGCTTCAGGCTTCACTGAAAAAACTGCAAAGTGGTGAAATATCGCGCATTAATGTCCATGCTCCCGAAGAATTCCGACCGCTGGTTAAACAGCTCAATCAGCTCCTCGATTTTCTCGATCGACGCCTGGAACGCTCACGAGATGCGCTTGCAAACCTGTCCCACAGCGTTAAAACACCAATCGCAGCGGTAAGACAAATCCTTGAGGATACGAGCCGTGCGCTCGACGGCGACCTGAGACACGAAATGGGATCCCGGCTCGGCGATATCGACAAACAATTGGAAGCAGAGATGCGGCGCAGCCGTTTTGCGGGCCCTCAGGTCGGAAAAAGCGCTTATCCAGTTAAACAGGCCAGAGACCTTTTATGGATGTTTGGCCGCCTTTATCCCGAAAAGTCATTCGAGTTGTCCACGAAAATGGCGGAAGAGCGCCGCTGGCCGATTGAAGAGCACGATCTGAGCGAAATTCTCGGGAATCTTCTCGATAATGCTGGCAAATGGTCCTCCCGATGCGTCGAATTGTCTCTCACAGAGGACAACCGGCAAATGCAAATTGCCGTTGCTGACGATGGCTCTGGCGTCGCCGAAGACTCGATCGGTGAATTGGGCAAACGGGGATCGCGGCTCGACGAACAGACACCCGGACACGGGCTGGGCCTTGCGATTGTTTGCGATATCGTTGATCGCTACAACGGGCGAACAGAATTCTCACAAAGCCCTTTCGGTGGACTGAAGGTTGCCGTCTCATTCCGCCTGCCGGGCTAA
- a CDS encoding Tll0287-like domain-containing protein, with product MRALTVAVIMSLLSATVVAQQADQTKEQQLVAEARSKVQAFGGSLKQALQGAIKEGGLTNGIAVCNTVAPEIAAANSNDGWQISRTSLRVRNPGNTPTDWQEMQLKAMQQHPVKDGKPVETWRVADADTGTGFEYMRAIPTQKLCLGCHGKSIDPGVEARLNELYPQDKATGFSEGDLRGAFVVTYQPKNN from the coding sequence ATGAGAGCTTTAACGGTCGCGGTCATAATGTCCCTCCTGTCCGCAACAGTAGTCGCCCAGCAGGCCGACCAGACAAAAGAGCAGCAATTGGTTGCCGAGGCCCGATCCAAAGTACAGGCCTTTGGCGGCTCCCTGAAGCAGGCGCTGCAGGGCGCAATCAAGGAAGGCGGACTCACCAATGGTATCGCCGTCTGCAATACGGTGGCGCCAGAAATCGCTGCCGCTAACAGCAACGATGGGTGGCAAATCAGCCGCACCAGTTTACGCGTCCGCAATCCTGGCAATACACCGACTGACTGGCAGGAAATGCAACTGAAGGCCATGCAGCAACACCCCGTAAAGGATGGAAAGCCGGTTGAGACATGGCGTGTGGCAGACGCCGATACGGGAACAGGCTTTGAGTACATGCGCGCCATTCCAACTCAGAAGCTTTGCCTTGGTTGCCATGGCAAGTCCATAGATCCCGGAGTCGAGGCCAGGCTCAATGAACTATACCCGCAAGACAAGGCCACCGGCTTTTCGGAAGGAGATCTTCGCGGGGCGTTTGTGGTGACCTACCAACCGAAAAATAACTGA
- a CDS encoding MBL fold metallo-hydrolase codes for MKYRIIPVTPFQQNCSLIWCEDTLKAAVVDPGGDLDRIRTAIAEEGVTVEKILLTHAHIDHAGGTAELARALNVAIEGPHREDNFWIVGLPQQAQMFGFPSPEVFTPDHWLEGGEEVTVGNQTLAVLHCPGHTPGHVVFFHKASELALVGDVLFHGSIGRTDFPKGDHATLIRSIREKLFPLGDEVAFIPGHGPMSTFGQERATNPFVSDHRG; via the coding sequence ATGAAATACCGCATCATCCCCGTTACCCCCTTCCAGCAGAACTGCAGCCTTATCTGGTGCGAAGATACCCTGAAAGCTGCGGTAGTCGACCCCGGCGGTGACCTGGACCGGATTCGGACCGCCATAGCCGAGGAAGGTGTAACGGTAGAGAAAATCCTGCTGACTCACGCCCACATCGACCACGCTGGCGGCACGGCCGAACTGGCGAGGGCGCTGAATGTGGCCATTGAGGGCCCTCACAGAGAGGACAATTTCTGGATTGTTGGCCTGCCCCAGCAGGCACAGATGTTTGGTTTCCCATCACCGGAAGTGTTCACTCCCGATCACTGGCTGGAGGGTGGTGAAGAAGTGACGGTGGGCAACCAGACCCTGGCCGTGCTGCACTGCCCAGGCCATACACCCGGGCACGTGGTTTTCTTTCACAAGGCATCGGAACTCGCGCTGGTCGGCGATGTGTTATTCCATGGCTCCATCGGCCGCACGGACTTTCCGAAAGGCGATCACGCCACGCTGATTCGTTCCATCCGGGAAAAACTGTTCCCGCTGGGTGACGAGGTGGCCTTCATTCCCGGCCACGGCCCCATGTCGACGTTCGGACAGGAGCGGGCGACCAACCCCTTCGTATCTGATCACCGGGGCTAG
- a CDS encoding L-threonylcarbamoyladenylate synthase, whose protein sequence is MSQFFQIHPETPQKRLINQAVDILRKGGVIVYPTDSAYAIGCHLGDKQAADRIKRIRRLDDKHNFTLVCRDLSDIGVYAKVDNTQYRLLKNFTPGPYTFILDATSEVPRRLLHPKRRSVGVRVPDNAIVQALLGELGEPIMSSTLILPGESEPMTDPYEIRDTLEHEMDLIIDGGFCGMEATTVVDFTGEAPVVTRVGKGDPAPFEV, encoded by the coding sequence ATGAGTCAGTTTTTCCAGATCCATCCGGAAACGCCACAGAAGCGACTGATCAATCAGGCTGTCGATATATTGCGTAAGGGTGGGGTCATTGTTTACCCCACCGACTCTGCCTACGCCATTGGTTGTCACCTGGGTGACAAACAGGCCGCAGACCGGATAAAGCGGATTCGTCGACTTGATGACAAACATAATTTCACGCTGGTCTGTCGGGATCTTTCGGATATCGGAGTCTATGCCAAGGTGGACAATACTCAGTACCGGCTGCTGAAGAATTTCACCCCTGGGCCCTACACCTTTATCCTTGATGCCACCAGCGAGGTGCCTCGCCGGCTACTGCACCCCAAGCGGCGTTCCGTGGGGGTTCGGGTACCGGATAACGCCATTGTTCAGGCATTGCTGGGTGAGCTGGGTGAGCCGATCATGAGCAGTACGCTGATCCTGCCCGGAGAATCCGAGCCGATGACCGATCCTTATGAGATCCGGGATACCCTGGAGCATGAGATGGACCTGATCATTGATGGTGGTTTCTGCGGGATGGAAGCAACCACCGTGGTTGATTTTACCGGTGAAGCGCCCGTAGTGACCCGGGTGGGTAAAGGTGATCCCGCACCCTTTGAGGTGTGA
- a CDS encoding BolA family protein, with protein sequence MQIQNAIETKLNAAFDARILRVENESHKHSVPPNSETHFKVTLVSPDFEGQMKVKRHQSIYKVLAEELAGEVHALALHLYSPEEWEATGQSVPESPNCMGGSKKDPAMAARAGQGEG encoded by the coding sequence ATGCAGATCCAGAACGCCATCGAAACGAAGTTGAACGCTGCCTTTGATGCTCGCATCCTCCGGGTGGAGAACGAAAGCCATAAGCACAGTGTGCCACCGAATTCAGAAACCCATTTCAAGGTAACGCTGGTTTCTCCGGATTTTGAAGGGCAGATGAAAGTGAAGCGTCATCAGTCGATCTACAAAGTGCTGGCGGAAGAACTCGCCGGCGAGGTACACGCACTCGCGTTGCACCTGTATTCGCCGGAAGAATGGGAGGCTACCGGGCAGTCGGTGCCGGAGTCGCCCAATTGCATGGGGGGATCGAAGAAGGATCCCGCAATGGCAGCCCGTGCCGGCCAGGGAGAAGGTTAA
- a CDS encoding DNA topoisomerase III yields MHLYIAEKPSLGRAIAAALPGPHQKGQGWIRCGKGEDAATVSWCIGHLLEPAEPARYNPAWKKWRQEDLPMFPEKWEVMPKDSVRQQLKVLESLIRQAETITHAGDPDREGQLLVDEVIRYFGTKSPVRRILINDLTPAAVAKAIGSPKDNSEFRRLSHSALARQRADWLYGINLTRFYTLSYQQQGEQGVYSVGRVQTPVLGLVVERDNTIEHFEPKPYYRIEATFRAQEEEADQQAFTARWLPDEQFQDHLDEENRLLDRATAEKIAADVQGRPGKITESRFRDRPEAPPLPLSLSALQIEAGRLFRMGAKDVLDTAQNLYERHQLITYPRSDCRYLPEGHYNQRAQVIQAIGRVAPDLAEACDRSDLDRRTTAWNDKQVDAHHAIIPTSRPSPNGKLNEAEEKIYGLISRYYLMQFAADAIHREGRLTVRVAEHRFRATETAILESGWKALELKLREGRSAPEKAPLPRLNQGEPVFCEDNHIAERKTQPPQHFTDATLLSAMTNIARFVSDAELRKTLRETDGLGTEATRAAIIDTLFKRDYLYRDSRHIRAGSKGKALIGALPESVSKPDRTAVWEATLESIRRGEGDPRKFLDTLKKEIRGFIHQPQGAPSVDEANEPSPEQVHCPKCRAPMTERDGKFGRFFACTRYPDCNGTRPIEDSAPRDGTGQKPVPCPHCFSPLVRRKGKKGWFWGCSNFPACRQTLDDDNGKPAIRLRNST; encoded by the coding sequence ATGCACCTGTACATCGCCGAAAAACCAAGTCTTGGCCGCGCCATCGCTGCCGCCTTACCCGGACCACACCAAAAGGGCCAGGGCTGGATCCGCTGTGGCAAAGGGGAAGACGCAGCCACGGTCAGCTGGTGCATCGGCCACCTTCTGGAACCGGCCGAGCCCGCCCGTTACAACCCTGCCTGGAAGAAATGGCGGCAGGAGGATCTCCCCATGTTCCCGGAGAAATGGGAGGTCATGCCCAAGGATAGCGTGCGCCAGCAGCTCAAGGTGCTTGAGTCCCTGATCCGCCAGGCCGAAACCATCACCCATGCCGGCGACCCGGACCGCGAAGGACAGTTACTGGTAGACGAAGTCATCCGCTACTTCGGCACAAAATCCCCGGTCCGTCGCATACTGATCAACGACCTGACGCCGGCCGCTGTGGCGAAAGCCATCGGGAGCCCGAAAGATAACAGCGAATTCCGCCGGCTTTCGCACTCCGCCCTGGCCCGTCAGCGCGCCGACTGGCTCTACGGCATCAACCTTACCCGTTTCTACACCCTTAGCTATCAGCAACAGGGCGAACAGGGCGTTTACTCTGTCGGCCGGGTACAGACACCGGTTCTGGGTCTTGTGGTGGAGCGGGACAACACCATTGAGCATTTCGAGCCAAAGCCCTATTACCGGATTGAGGCGACGTTCAGAGCTCAGGAGGAGGAAGCCGACCAGCAGGCCTTTACAGCCCGCTGGTTGCCTGATGAGCAGTTTCAGGACCACCTGGATGAAGAAAACCGACTGCTGGACCGGGCCACGGCGGAAAAAATCGCGGCTGACGTCCAGGGGCGACCGGGCAAGATCACCGAATCCCGATTTCGGGATCGCCCGGAGGCACCGCCGTTACCCTTGTCACTCTCGGCCTTGCAGATTGAAGCCGGGCGTCTGTTCCGGATGGGGGCCAAGGACGTGCTCGACACGGCGCAAAACCTTTACGAGCGCCACCAGCTTATAACCTATCCCCGCTCGGATTGCCGGTATTTGCCAGAAGGCCATTACAACCAGCGGGCACAGGTGATCCAGGCGATAGGCAGGGTCGCTCCCGATCTGGCAGAAGCCTGTGACAGATCCGATCTTGATCGCCGGACCACAGCCTGGAACGACAAACAGGTGGATGCGCACCACGCCATCATTCCTACCAGCCGACCATCCCCCAATGGCAAGCTCAATGAGGCCGAAGAAAAGATATATGGACTGATCAGCCGTTACTACCTGATGCAGTTTGCCGCCGATGCCATTCACCGGGAAGGTCGCCTGACCGTGCGGGTTGCGGAACACAGATTTCGCGCGACCGAAACCGCGATTCTCGAATCGGGCTGGAAAGCGCTGGAGCTGAAACTCCGTGAGGGCCGGTCAGCACCGGAGAAAGCACCCCTGCCCCGGCTGAACCAGGGCGAACCGGTATTCTGCGAAGACAACCATATTGCCGAGCGGAAGACACAACCACCACAGCACTTCACCGACGCCACCCTGTTGTCGGCGATGACCAATATTGCGCGTTTTGTAAGCGACGCTGAACTGCGCAAAACTCTCCGTGAAACCGACGGCCTGGGCACAGAAGCCACCCGCGCTGCGATCATCGACACACTGTTCAAGCGCGACTACCTGTATCGCGACAGCCGCCACATACGAGCCGGCAGCAAAGGCAAGGCGCTCATTGGCGCACTGCCCGAGTCAGTCAGTAAACCGGACCGGACGGCTGTCTGGGAAGCCACACTGGAAAGCATTCGCCGTGGTGAGGGCGATCCCCGCAAGTTCCTGGACACTCTGAAAAAGGAAATACGGGGCTTTATCCATCAGCCCCAGGGCGCGCCTTCTGTTGATGAGGCGAATGAGCCGTCACCGGAACAGGTACACTGCCCGAAGTGTCGCGCCCCGATGACCGAGCGGGATGGCAAATTCGGGCGCTTCTTCGCCTGTACCCGCTACCCCGATTGCAACGGCACCCGTCCCATAGAAGACTCCGCACCCCGGGATGGCACTGGCCAGAAACCGGTGCCCTGCCCCCATTGCTTTTCACCGCTGGTGAGACGAAAAGGCAAGAAAGGGTGGTTCTGGGGCTGCAGTAATTTCCCAGCCTGCCGACAAACTCTGGACGACGACAACGGAAAGCCTGCCATCCGTTTACGCAACTCTACATAA
- a CDS encoding response regulator transcription factor — protein MRIALLEDEHEQAQHIVSTLSERGHHCDSFPTGQSFLSAVLHRSYDLLILDWQIPDMTGIDVLESVRAQINWAIPVVFLTQRDSEADIVRALDAGADDYLSKPARTAELVARINALSRRSNPDTEREVLKFGPFEINTQQRNILLHGEELSLTDKDFDLTLFLFQNQGRLLTREMLLERVWGLTRDINTRTVDTHMSRLRRRLGLNPENGFRIKTIYQRGYRLEAMKAGEPEQTPEATETNRAANA, from the coding sequence GTGCGCATCGCTCTGCTAGAAGACGAACATGAACAGGCCCAGCACATTGTGTCGACTCTGTCCGAGCGCGGGCATCATTGCGACAGCTTCCCCACGGGCCAGTCTTTCCTGAGTGCCGTTCTGCATCGCAGCTACGACCTGCTGATCCTCGACTGGCAGATTCCGGACATGACTGGCATTGATGTTCTGGAGAGCGTTCGCGCCCAGATCAACTGGGCAATTCCGGTTGTCTTCCTGACCCAGCGGGATAGTGAAGCGGATATAGTGCGCGCCCTGGACGCCGGCGCCGATGACTATCTGTCCAAGCCTGCCCGCACGGCAGAGCTTGTGGCACGCATTAATGCCCTTTCCCGCCGCAGTAACCCGGATACCGAGCGAGAAGTTCTCAAGTTTGGCCCTTTTGAAATCAATACCCAGCAGCGCAACATCCTGCTGCACGGTGAGGAACTGTCGCTAACCGACAAGGACTTTGACCTGACGCTCTTCCTGTTTCAGAACCAGGGCCGACTGCTTACCCGTGAAATGCTTCTTGAACGGGTTTGGGGACTCACCCGGGACATCAACACCCGCACCGTTGATACCCATATGAGCCGGCTCCGCCGTCGGCTGGGCCTGAACCCCGAGAATGGCTTCCGGATCAAAACCATTTACCAGCGCGGCTATCGACTGGAGGCCATGAAGGCCGGGGAGCCGGAACAGACCCCTGAGGCCACCGAAACCAACCGGGCAGCGAATGCGTAA